In Lolium rigidum isolate FL_2022 chromosome 3, APGP_CSIRO_Lrig_0.1, whole genome shotgun sequence, the genomic window AAGGATTCCAATCCTATGAATCCAATAGTGCTCGTAGGAATAAATTTCAAAGGGTAAAAATCCTATAAAATTCTTATGGCATTCCTTTGAATCGAATGTGCCCTTAAGCTGCATAGAACTAAAAAAGTTCAGTATAAATTGTAACCCACACCACCCTTCAGGAAGTCATTTCTCTGGGAATTCTGGAATGGTAGATGTTGTTCATTCTTTCACTCAGGGCCAATATTTCCATTCCTAATCAATACAATGACATGGCAAGATGGACCCTCGATCTTTTCCATACTTTCATGGTAGATATTTGGATATGGCCCGTAGGTTTCGTCCTCGTCAAACTCGTGAAACTCTTCTTCGAAAATAATTAATCCCTAACATTCAACCTTCATCTCCATGTACTTAGGAAAGAAAAACTATATGTTTATGTATGTTGTAGGCATAATTATGCCAAGCCACACCTATCGTGAAGTGCTTTTAATGGGTTTCATGAGAGATTTGGACTTGAGTGCAATCCATTAGAGTAATAGTTAGTGGTATGTAAAAAAAATATGTAAGATTAGTAATTCATGCAACTTAGCGAGTCATATGTCGTGGACGGTTTATGATCAGTGATGTTTGTTGGGCCTCCTAAGGTTTTGGTTTCATAGAAAAAAATCCAAGGAGGGATCTCGGTTACCGAAAAAATTGAAAACcaaaatttaaattcaaatttctcAGCATGACTATTGTACCGAAGATTTTGTTAAAATTCATGCACGAGAAATCCGTTACCGCGACGACGTGTAACGAAAACTTTGGAGCCTGCCAAACTAATTCGAAACCGGGACCGCCATACCCACGTCATGAAATCATCATGAGTGACATCACTTGTCAAGTGGAAGCTGCTTTCTCCTATCTATCATATCTGGTTCCAGGCCATGCTCTGTTCCCCTCgcctagatttttttttgaacaagggtagGGTCCAGAGACCCTAGAAGCTGCTAGTATTAAACAGGTTGTAGGTACAATTTGCAGAAAAACCCCTACAGGTCAGGGGTTTTCTGGATAAGGATCAAACTATTACATAGAAGACCTCGCAGAAAGATTTGAAAACGCGATCAGGTCCTCGACGCATAGCACCGCAGAAGGGATTCGCCGTCGAGTTGCTCCGCCGAACGAGCACcggcgccggggacgaaccaaTCGTTCCCGCGTCGTGGTGGAAGCGGTAGCTCTTCCCATTGGACTGCTTGGTCCATGGGAAGTCAGATCTCCAGGAGAAGGGCCGCCAATCGACCATAAGAGGTAGGGGCAGGGCGGTGACGCCGGCATATGTCCCCCGTTGGTGAGCTTCCCTGGCAGAACACCGCACCAGCAACAGCGTCGACGAAGAGGATGCAGCTCCATAGCACCACTCAGGCACGCACTTGTTTCACCGCTTCAAGCTTGTGGTAGCAGCAGCATCCTTGCTGTCCTcaccctcgcctccatggccggccgagAGGAGCAGCGTCGATGTGGTACCTCCACCGCAGAAGCAGCAGAGATACACCCTCCAAGAAGCAGAGAGGATGATGACGACATAGCtgagctcctcctcgcctccacggccggccaggagctTGTTGACGTCGATGTTCCCCGGCAGGCGCACCTTTTCCCCTCGCCTCCGAGGCCAGCCAAGAAAAGGTGCCGCCCGCCGCATCCGCGCTGCAGCAGGAAGAAGACCGCCGTACCTTTATTGAAGGAAGCGCCGTTCTCCTGCTCCCCTTtcccctccgaccaccggagaaggagaagaaaccagaAGAACCCTAAGGATGGTGAGATCCAGGCGGCCAGATCTCGCCAATCGCTTCCACTACCGGGCAAACATCCCACTACCAGCAAACTGCTGCAACCCCTAAGGAACCTAGCTACTCCGGCGCCATCTCccctccatctccggccggctactCCGGCGGAGCGGAGAAGGGAGAGGCCCGGCAAGAGAGAAGAAAGGTTCAGGTACTGTTCACTCTTGAGAGGGGGAGGGGGGAGAATGAGAGCACCCCCCTCGCCTAGATAGCATAGCACGTGGAGCACTCCTCTCTTTGGACACACTGACACGACACAGTAGGCAGCATGCAACAAGACGAGAGCGCCGCCGAGGCCGAGCACATCGTCGTCGTGGGCGCCGGCCCCGCCGGCCTCGCCGTGTCTCTCGGACTATACAGGTACAGTATACACGGCTCGACACATGTCTTCCATTATCCGCACGCGTTATCCCTAAGACTGAAAACCACCCTGCGGATTGCACGTTCAAAGATTCAATAGCAGCGAACACTGGTATGATTGGGGAATTTTGCGTGGTGCAGGAAAGGGGTTGGGAGCGTAGTGCTGGAGTCGTCGCCGGCGCTGCGGGCGTCCGGGTACGCCATCACAACGTGGAGGAACGCCTTCCGCGCGCTCGACGCCCTCGGGGTGGGCGACAAGATCAGGAAGCTCCACCTCCACATCCAGGGGCTGCGTGTCTTCTCTTCGTCCACAGGAGAAATTGCGCACGAGCTGGACTTCACGGCGCAGGAGAACGGGTGAGGAGATAACAAATTCATCCATCGTGATAGCTGAACTGAATCTCACTGAATCAAGAAACTGACTAGACTTGATATTGGGATCGATGATGCAGAGGAACCCATGAGACCTGCCGCGTGAGGCGAGACCTGCTGCTCCGGGCCATGGAGGAAGAGCTGCCACCAGGCACCATCCGGTACTCCTCCAAGATCGTCGCCATCGACCACGACGTCGGCAGCCACACCAAGGTCCTCCATCTCGCGGACGGCTCAACTCTCAGGGCAAAGGTACTGATCGGATGCGACGGCGTCAACTCCGTGGTGGCGAGATGGCTGGGGCTCGCGAAGCCGTCCTACTCGGGGCGCCTGGCAACCAGAGGCCTCGCGCGTTACCCTGACGGCGGCCACGGTTTCCAGCCTGAGTTCCTGCAGTTCATCGGCCAGGGCTTCCGTTTCGGCTTCGTGCCCTGCGACGAATCCGACGTCTACTGGTTCTACACGTGGTGTCCCTCCCAAAACGGTCAGATAAATGTTTTAGTGGCAGGGCATCATCTGCACTTCATTCTCATCTCTCAATGGATAGATTCGATCGAAATGTCCAAACATTCATGTGTAGTCGATCTAAAATGCAGACAAGGGTGTCGACGAGAGCGCCGCCACGATGAAGCAGTACGTGCTGAACAGCCTGAGGAGCTCCAAGGTGCCCGCGGAGGCGCAGGAGGTGGTCGAGAGGAGCGAGGTGAGCGACGCGTCCGCCGCGCGTCTTCGGTTCCGGTCGCCGCTCTCGCTCGTCTTCGCGAGCATCAGCAAGGGGAACGTGTGCGTCGCCGGCGATGCTCTGCACCCGATGACGCCGGACCTGGGGCAGGGCGGCTGCTCGGCGCTGGAGGACGGCGTCGTCCTGGCCAGGTTGCTCGGCGAAGCCGTTCTTGCGGAGGAGGACGGCatggagaaggagaggcttgagtgGGCTCTGTGCAAGTATGCCAGGTTAAGGCGGTGGAGAAGCATACGCCTTGTCGGGACCGCCTACATGGTCGGCTTCGTGCAACAGAGTGGCAATCCGATTGTCAGCTTTCTACGGGAGAATGTACTGGCCGGAGTGCTCGCCAGAAGTCTGCTGAGAATGGCGGACTACGACTGTGGCACGCTCTGAAGCATGTTGGGCCGGTGGCTAATTTGCTGATCATATATGGGCGTGACTATCTGAGAGTTAAGTTCGTTTTCGatcagatgatgtcatcaaattttAGTTGCAACTTATATTGTAACTGATGACTAACATAAATCACGGTATAAATTGAATGGTATAGAATTTGACTGAGCACGGACTTAGTTCTCAACTGAAAACTAGCAAATCCCATCTTATATTACAGCCAGTTGGTGACATGGCTGCGCCAGCTACGACGTGGTGTTCAGTTGGCTATGTCTACTCGACCTGGTTCAACGGGCATGTACCATAGAGTGATATTGGCCTTACAGATATTACTTGACTTTTTTTGCTTGCTTAGAGCAAATACATTGAAGAAAGATAATGCTATCTTCTTTTAGTAGTTAAGAGATGATTTCTTAAAAATAAGAGAATATTATTTCTTCATGATACAATTTTGTCTTCCCTTAACAATATAATTTTTTGGGAGTTGCTAGTTCTCAACTacctgagaactaacttcgtgctTAGTCAAGTCTTGCATCATTcaatttgcatcgtgatttgtgTTAATATGAGTTGGAACTGAATTTTGATAACATCAtgtgagaaatagtcacaccaatggattttgtacacccacgtatGGGTAAGGAAGCTATCCTGTCCACATGTACCTGTTCGAGATTCGTGCAACAATCTTACAGGTTGGCCCCTCATTCacgttattttttttttttttgaaatgtaaaCCACACTATATTAAGCAAAGCAAGCccgctcattaaaaaccttccaggtcTCCTTCGatgccctggaaggaaaagagtgcgtctgaaaacttgcccgCAAACAGCACAAAGAGTGGTTACAAAGTACAATCTTTTTCGATTAGTGCCAACACGCAGGGAGGCGCTGAATCGCGTAAACACCCGTTTAACTCACGCCTACCTAATTGCCCTAGGCTATGAGCCACGACGTTTCCATTCCTTGAGATTTTCTCCACCCGCACCTGGTTCATGAACTCCAGTAGCTCCTTAATTTCTGCAGTTATAGTCCAGCAGTCTGACTGGTCGGCCGAATGCTCCATAATTGATCTAAGTACCGGGGCGCTGTCAGTCTCCAGGATGGCAGGTCCGTACGGAAGCTTACCTAGTTGTTTCAAACCATGAAGGCAAGCCAGCAGCTCCGCTTCTAACGCACTCGAACATTCTGGTAAATGCTCCCAAGCTGATAAACAAACTGAACCGGTTTCACTGCGAATTATCACTCCAGTACCTCCACGCTTGGTTGAGATGTCCCAGGCTGCGTCAACGTTAACTTTGATCCAGCCTGGTGGCGGGGGTTTCCAGTCAGAGCACCTGACTAAGTCAGGGGTCATCGGTGGAGGAATAGGATGAATCACCGCCTTGCCCTTTACATCAGTCGGAATAACTCGGGGATGTGCAAAGGACTCCACGTAGTTAACTAAGTAGGGCACTGAGGCTGCCACTGATGCCTTTCCATCACCATGAACAGCATTATTCCGATGGTGCCATGCCCTCCACCACAGGAAAATCAGTTTCACCCTTGTGTTCTCATTGGAGTTGGCAAGGAGCTGGATCGCCCACTCCTGTCCAGTTTTCCGCATCGCAGCTTCGATGGAAGGTCCCAATGTTTCCGCATACTACTACGCAAGGCCTGCGCCAAAGTGCGGTTTACAACAGCGTGATGAGCATCCTCTTCAGCGTACCCGCATATAGTGCGGATCGGCAGAACCGTACCGATTCTCCGGTGCACATTTGTCATGACTGCCAGTGTGTCGGTTGCTAGTTTCCAGGCAAAGATCCGCATTTTCTGAGGGACAGGGCACTTCCAAATAACATCCAAAATCCTCCTATCACCATCAGGTTCTGCGCTACTTTGTCCAGAGCTCAGATCAAACATTTTTTGCTGCATGCCCAACCGATAAGCACTGCGTACAGAGAAAACACCATTAGCTTCACCGTGCCATGCAACGAAGTCATCGATTTCTCTATGAGGTAGCTTGATCTGCAGAATCGCATCTGCATCATGCACAAAGCAGATCCTCCTAATTGTTTGTTCGTCCCATGTTCTAGTAGCCGGGTCGATAATATCCGACACCCACTTTAGTCTCGAGTTAGTCCTTTTTCCCGATAGCTTCATAGCCTCAGTTCTTGGGAGCCAATTGTCTCGCCATAGCTTTACACTCCTGCCAGAACCAATTCGCCATATTgctccttgcttaagcaattccAATCCATGCATAACGCCCTGCCATGATGCCGACGTATTCTGAATAAATGCCGTGTCAAGAAGGTGCCCTGCAGGGTAGTACTTAGCTTTCAAAAGCCTCGCACATAGACTATCAGGGAACTTAATTAGCCTCCATGCTTGCCTTGCGAGAAGAGCCTCGATTGAACACCCGCAAATCCCGAAATCCCACGCCTCCTTGCGACTTGGGTCTGGTTACTTTATCCCACGAGATCCAATGAATGCGCCTCCTATCATGTTCGTCTCCCCACCAAAAATCCCGTATCACCTTGGCCAAGTCATCAGTGACACCTACAGGGAATTTAAATACCCCCATCGCGTATGTGGGTATGGACTGGAGAACTGCCTTAATCAAGACTTCCTTTGCGCCAGAAGAGCTGTATTTTTCCATCCAGTCACTTGCACGCTTGCGATATTTTTCCTTATAAGACTGAAACTTCCCTTTCCTCATACACCCTTCCGGTACAGGCAACCCCAAATATTTTTCCTCAAAACTGTCGGTCTCATAGCGCAGAATCCCCTTGATAGCTTGTTGGTCTTGTGGGGTGCACTTGTCACCAAACAGGATTGAACACTTGCCCAGACTCACAAGTTGTCCTGTACATCGCTCATAAGTATCCAAGATTTCCTTAACAATTAGAGCTTGCTGCGGATTTCCTTGGAAAAACAGGAGACTGTCGTCTGCGAACAGAAGGTGTGAAATTCCTGGCGCTCGCCGACATATACGCAGGTCATGGAGAGCACCCCTCGCAATGCTCTCCTGTATCAGACTAGAGAGCCCATCAGCGACAAAGAGAAAAAGATAGGGTGACAAAGGGTCACCTTGCCGAAGACCTCGTGTTGGCGTGAAAGGGTCCAACAAATGACCATTAAAGCGAACCAAAAATCGTACGGTGGTCACACACGTCATCACCCACCGTATCCATGTGCTATGAAAGCCCAGTTTCGCCAAAATCCCTTCCAAGAAACGCCAATCCACTCGATCATAGGCCTTTGCCATGTCCAATTTATATGCACAGAACTTCGCTCTCTCCGGCGATCCAGTTTTAATAGCATGAATGCACTCAAAAGCAATAAATGCATTGTCGTTATACTCAAATCCATCGTGTTCTTTCCTGTCACATGCCTTTTTTTAATCAACGCGCTCCGTCCGTAGGCCAGGCCTCTCTGTATATCATCTTCATCCTTAGATGTCCTCTTCTTCAAATTTTCAGTGGTCTCGTCCTTCTCGCATATCTGCGTGACACATATGAACAGCATGGCTGTCCGGCTGAACAAGCTATTCTCGGGCCGATGCTGCGCCCACCTCTGGCGGAGACAGAGC contains:
- the LOC124701171 gene encoding monooxygenase 2-like, with the protein product MQQDESAAEAEHIVVVGAGPAGLAVSLGLYRKGVGSVVLESSPALRASGYAITTWRNAFRALDALGVGDKIRKLHLHIQGLRVFSSSTGEIAHELDFTDETCRVRRDLLLRAMEEELPPGTIRYSSKIVAIDHDVGSHTKVLHLADGSTLRAKVLIGCDGVNSVVARWLGLAKPSYSGRLATRGLARYPDGGHGFQPEFLQFIGQGFRFGFVPCDESDVYWFYTWCPSQNDKGVDESAATMKQYVLNSLRSSKVPAEAQEVVERSEVSDASAARLRFRSPLSLVFASISKGNVCVAGDALHPMTPDLGQGGCSALEDGVVLARLLGEAVLAEEDGMEKERLEWALCKYARLRRWRSIRLVGTAYMVGFVQQSGNPIVSFLRENVLAGVLARSLLRMADYDCGTL